The following coding sequences are from one Passer domesticus isolate bPasDom1 chromosome 11, bPasDom1.hap1, whole genome shotgun sequence window:
- the UBE2G2 gene encoding ubiquitin-conjugating enzyme E2 G2 isoform X2, protein MAGTALKRLMAEYKQLTLNPPEGIVAGPMNEENFFEWEALIMGPEDTCFEYGVFPAILSFPLDYPLSPPKMRFTCEMFHPNIYPDGRVCISILHAPGDDPMGYESSAERWSPVQSVEKILLSVVSMLAEPNDESGANVDASKMWREDREQFNKIAKQIVQKSLGL, encoded by the exons AGCTGACCCTGAACCCACCAGAAGGGATTGTGGCAG GTCCCATGAATGAAGAGAACTTCTTTGAATGGGAAGCCCTGATCAT GGGTCCTGAAGACACCTGTTTTGAGTACGGGGTTTTCCCTGCCATCCTGAGTTTCCCGCTCGATTACCCGCTGAGCCCTCCGAAGATGAGGTTCACGTGTGAGATGTTCCATCCCAACA TTTACCCAGATGGCAGAGTGTGCATCTCCATCCTTCATGCTCCTGGGGATGACCCCATGGGCTACGAGAGCAGCGCGGAGCGGTGGAGCCCCGTGCAGAGCGTGGAGAAGATCCTCCTGTCAGTTGTGAGCATGCTGGCAG AGCCAAATGATGAAAGTGGAGCCAATGTAGATGCCTCCAAGATGTGGCGGGAAGACAGAGAACAATTTAACAAAATTGCCAAGCAGATTGTGCAGAAGTCACTTGGACTTTAA
- the UBE2G2 gene encoding ubiquitin-conjugating enzyme E2 G2 isoform X3, translating into MNEENFFEWEALIMGPEDTCFEYGVFPAILSFPLDYPLSPPKMRFTCEMFHPNIYPDGRVCISILHAPGDDPMGYESSAERWSPVQSVEKILLSVVSMLAEPNDESGANVDASKMWREDREQFNKIAKQIVQKSLGL; encoded by the exons ATGAATGAAGAGAACTTCTTTGAATGGGAAGCCCTGATCAT GGGTCCTGAAGACACCTGTTTTGAGTACGGGGTTTTCCCTGCCATCCTGAGTTTCCCGCTCGATTACCCGCTGAGCCCTCCGAAGATGAGGTTCACGTGTGAGATGTTCCATCCCAACA TTTACCCAGATGGCAGAGTGTGCATCTCCATCCTTCATGCTCCTGGGGATGACCCCATGGGCTACGAGAGCAGCGCGGAGCGGTGGAGCCCCGTGCAGAGCGTGGAGAAGATCCTCCTGTCAGTTGTGAGCATGCTGGCAG AGCCAAATGATGAAAGTGGAGCCAATGTAGATGCCTCCAAGATGTGGCGGGAAGACAGAGAACAATTTAACAAAATTGCCAAGCAGATTGTGCAGAAGTCACTTGGACTTTAA
- the UBE2G2 gene encoding ubiquitin-conjugating enzyme E2 G2 isoform X1, giving the protein MATHTPPEMFGLTSHLNLPCVSVFAELTLNPPEGIVAGPMNEENFFEWEALIMGPEDTCFEYGVFPAILSFPLDYPLSPPKMRFTCEMFHPNIYPDGRVCISILHAPGDDPMGYESSAERWSPVQSVEKILLSVVSMLAEPNDESGANVDASKMWREDREQFNKIAKQIVQKSLGL; this is encoded by the exons AAGTCACCTCAATCTTCCTTGTGTTTCTGTTTTTGCAGAGCTGACCCTGAACCCACCAGAAGGGATTGTGGCAG GTCCCATGAATGAAGAGAACTTCTTTGAATGGGAAGCCCTGATCAT GGGTCCTGAAGACACCTGTTTTGAGTACGGGGTTTTCCCTGCCATCCTGAGTTTCCCGCTCGATTACCCGCTGAGCCCTCCGAAGATGAGGTTCACGTGTGAGATGTTCCATCCCAACA TTTACCCAGATGGCAGAGTGTGCATCTCCATCCTTCATGCTCCTGGGGATGACCCCATGGGCTACGAGAGCAGCGCGGAGCGGTGGAGCCCCGTGCAGAGCGTGGAGAAGATCCTCCTGTCAGTTGTGAGCATGCTGGCAG AGCCAAATGATGAAAGTGGAGCCAATGTAGATGCCTCCAAGATGTGGCGGGAAGACAGAGAACAATTTAACAAAATTGCCAAGCAGATTGTGCAGAAGTCACTTGGACTTTAA